In Burkholderia sp. WP9, a genomic segment contains:
- the metF gene encoding methylenetetrahydrofolate reductase [NAD(P)H]: MNPIELSFEFFPPKTQEGVDKLRATRAQLATLKPKFVSVTFGAGGSTQQGTLDTVVDMAKEGLEAAPHVSCIGSSKESLRAILNEYRAHGIRHIVALRGDLPSGMGEVGELRYASELVSFIRAEFGDWFWIEVAGYPEYHPQSRSPRQDLDNFARKVKAGANSAITQYFFNADAYFRFVDDARKLGVDVPIVPGIMPITNFSQLMRFSEMCGAEVPRWIARRLESFGDDRESIRAFGLDVVTDLCGRLIDGKVPGLHFYTLNGAAATKAICERLNT, translated from the coding sequence ATGAACCCGATCGAACTTTCATTCGAATTCTTCCCGCCGAAAACGCAGGAAGGCGTCGACAAGCTGCGCGCCACGCGCGCCCAGCTCGCCACGCTCAAGCCCAAGTTCGTGTCCGTCACGTTCGGCGCCGGCGGCTCGACCCAACAGGGCACGCTCGATACCGTCGTCGATATGGCGAAGGAAGGGCTCGAAGCGGCGCCGCACGTGTCGTGCATCGGCTCGTCGAAAGAGAGCCTGCGCGCTATTCTCAACGAGTACCGCGCGCATGGCATCCGCCATATCGTCGCGCTGCGCGGCGATCTGCCGTCCGGCATGGGCGAAGTCGGCGAGTTGCGTTACGCGTCGGAACTGGTGAGCTTTATCCGCGCCGAGTTTGGCGACTGGTTCTGGATCGAAGTGGCCGGCTACCCGGAATACCACCCGCAGTCGCGCTCGCCGCGTCAGGATCTGGACAATTTCGCCCGCAAGGTGAAGGCCGGCGCCAATTCGGCGATCACGCAGTATTTCTTCAACGCGGACGCCTACTTCCGTTTCGTCGACGACGCGCGCAAGCTCGGCGTGGACGTGCCGATCGTGCCGGGCATCATGCCGATCACGAACTTCTCGCAGCTGATGCGTTTCTCGGAGATGTGCGGCGCAGAAGTGCCGCGCTGGATCGCGCGGCGGCTGGAAAGCTTCGGCGACGACCGCGAGTCGATTCGCGCATTCGGGCTGGATGTGGTGACGGACCTGTGCGGGCGTCTGATCGATGGCAAGGTGCCGGGCCTGCACTTCTACACGTTGAATGGCGCCGCTGCGACCAAAGCGATCTGCGAACGGTTGAACACGTAA
- a CDS encoding LysR family transcriptional regulator: MELRALRYFVEVVRQQSFTVAAEQMFVTQPTISKMVKSLEDEIGSPLLLRDGRQMVLTDAGRIVYQRGQDVLAAHAQLQAELNDLDTLGRGQLTIGIPPMGGSLFTPAIAAFRQRYPKIELKLFEQGSRAIEAALINGELELGGVLQPVDPENIDVLPVTRQLLWLVTRAGSRWDDLHEVPLAQLADEPFVFYGESLALNDVVLNACRSAGFAPTIVGRSGHWDFMAALVLAGVGIALLPAPYCRRLDPAKFTCRPVVEPEIPWEMAIGWRRNGYLSHAARAWLEVAREALPGQAGDDFMLAPGIGVAGITTPFPVPPAE; this comes from the coding sequence GTGGAACTACGAGCGCTGCGGTATTTCGTCGAAGTGGTTCGCCAGCAGAGTTTCACCGTCGCCGCCGAGCAGATGTTCGTCACGCAGCCGACCATCAGCAAAATGGTCAAGTCGCTGGAGGACGAAATCGGCTCCCCGCTGTTGTTGCGCGACGGGCGGCAGATGGTGCTGACCGATGCCGGCCGGATCGTCTACCAGCGCGGTCAGGACGTGCTGGCGGCGCACGCGCAGTTGCAGGCTGAACTGAACGACCTCGACACGCTCGGCCGCGGCCAACTCACCATCGGCATTCCGCCGATGGGCGGCTCCCTCTTCACGCCGGCCATCGCCGCATTCCGCCAGCGTTATCCGAAAATCGAGCTCAAGCTGTTCGAGCAAGGTTCGCGCGCCATCGAAGCGGCGCTGATCAACGGCGAACTGGAGTTGGGCGGCGTGCTGCAACCCGTCGACCCGGAAAATATCGACGTGCTGCCGGTGACGCGCCAGCTCCTGTGGCTCGTCACGCGCGCGGGTTCACGCTGGGACGACCTGCACGAGGTGCCGCTCGCCCAACTCGCCGACGAGCCGTTCGTGTTCTACGGCGAAAGTCTCGCGCTCAATGACGTGGTGTTGAACGCGTGCCGTTCGGCTGGCTTTGCGCCGACCATTGTCGGGCGCAGCGGACATTGGGATTTCATGGCGGCGCTCGTGCTGGCCGGTGTCGGCATCGCCCTGTTGCCGGCGCCGTATTGCCGGCGGCTCGACCCTGCGAAGTTCACCTGCCGGCCGGTGGTCGAGCCGGAGATTCCGTGGGAAATGGCGATCGGCTGGCGACGCAATGGCTACCTGTCGCATGCCGCGCGCGCATGGCTCGAAGTCGCCCGCGAGGCGTTGCCTGGCCAGGCAGGCGACGATTTCATGCTGGCACCGGGCATTGGCGTGGCCGGCATCACGACACCGTTTCCCGTACCGCCCGCCGAATGA
- a CDS encoding GMC family oxidoreductase N-terminal domain-containing protein, translating to MQYDYIIVGAGSGGCSLASRLADSCPDATIALIEAGPHTDRNLFVNMPVGVAAVVPHKLKTNYGYLTTPQPGLGGRQGYQPRGRGFGGSSAINAMIYTRGHPLDYDEWAKLGCEGWSWAEVLPYFRRAEGNERGADAWHGDGGPLTVSDLRYQNPFSRRFVQAAMEAGYKPNSDFNGAEQEGIGFYQVTQRDGRRCSVARAYIYDRARPNLHTIADATVLRVVFDGKRASGVEIVRGGRTETLAARAEVVLAAGAFNSPQLLMCSGIGPAAHLQSLGIAVLHDAPEVGQNLIDHVDFTINKRVASIEPTGFSIRGIARMLPQFVTFMRHGRGMLSSNVAEAGGFLKSSPTLDRPDLQLHFCAAIVDDHNRHMHWGHGYSLHVCVLRPHSRGTVTLASADARTAPVIDPRFFSDSRDLDLLVEGAQMARRILDAPSLALHGGTELYTRPGQSEAELRRVIAEHADTIYHPVATCRMGGDARSVVDPQLRVRGVTGLRIVDASVMPTLIGGNTNSPTVMIGERAAELIAAARREFQAELKVASADGIRMATNAA from the coding sequence ATGCAATACGACTACATCATCGTCGGTGCAGGCTCGGGCGGTTGCTCGCTGGCGAGCCGTCTCGCGGATAGCTGCCCGGACGCGACGATCGCCCTGATCGAAGCCGGCCCGCACACGGACCGCAATCTGTTCGTCAATATGCCGGTCGGCGTTGCGGCCGTGGTGCCGCACAAGCTCAAAACCAACTACGGCTATCTGACCACGCCGCAGCCGGGGCTCGGCGGACGGCAAGGGTATCAGCCGCGTGGGCGCGGCTTCGGCGGATCGAGTGCGATCAACGCGATGATCTACACGCGCGGCCATCCGCTCGATTACGACGAATGGGCGAAGCTGGGTTGCGAGGGCTGGTCGTGGGCAGAGGTGCTGCCGTATTTCCGCCGCGCCGAAGGCAATGAGCGCGGCGCCGATGCGTGGCACGGCGATGGCGGCCCGCTCACCGTCTCCGATCTGCGCTACCAGAATCCGTTTTCGCGGCGCTTCGTGCAGGCGGCGATGGAAGCCGGTTACAAGCCGAATAGCGACTTCAACGGCGCCGAGCAGGAAGGCATTGGCTTCTACCAGGTGACGCAGCGCGACGGGCGCCGCTGCAGCGTGGCGCGAGCCTATATCTACGATCGCGCGCGCCCCAATCTGCACACGATCGCCGACGCGACGGTGCTGCGCGTGGTCTTCGACGGCAAGCGCGCGAGCGGTGTCGAGATCGTGCGCGGTGGCCGCACCGAAACGCTTGCGGCGCGCGCGGAGGTGGTGCTCGCGGCGGGCGCGTTCAATTCGCCGCAACTGCTGATGTGCTCGGGCATCGGGCCGGCGGCGCACTTGCAGTCGCTCGGCATTGCCGTGCTGCACGACGCGCCGGAGGTTGGGCAGAACCTGATCGACCACGTCGATTTCACGATCAACAAACGGGTTGCGTCGATCGAGCCGACCGGTTTTTCGATTCGCGGCATTGCGCGGATGCTGCCGCAGTTCGTGACCTTCATGCGCCACGGGCGCGGCATGCTGTCGAGCAATGTCGCCGAGGCGGGTGGTTTTCTGAAGAGCAGCCCGACGCTCGACCGGCCTGATCTGCAGTTGCATTTCTGCGCGGCGATTGTCGATGACCACAACCGCCATATGCACTGGGGCCATGGTTATTCGCTGCACGTTTGCGTCTTGCGGCCGCATAGCCGCGGCACCGTGACGCTGGCGAGTGCCGATGCGCGCACTGCGCCCGTGATCGATCCGCGCTTTTTCAGCGATTCGCGCGACCTGGACCTGCTGGTGGAAGGCGCGCAGATGGCGCGGCGCATCCTCGATGCGCCCTCGCTCGCGCTGCACGGCGGCACTGAGTTGTATACGCGTCCTGGCCAGTCGGAAGCGGAATTGCGCCGCGTCATCGCCGAGCATGCCGACACGATCTATCATCCGGTGGCGACGTGCCGGATGGGCGGCGACGCCCGGTCGGTGGTCGATCCGCAATTGCGGGTGCGGGGCGTGACGGGGCTGCGGATCGTCGATGCTTCGGTGATGCCGACGCTGATCGGCGGCAACACCAATTCGCCGACGGTGATGATCGGCGAGCGCGCGGCCGAGCTGATCGCGGCGGCTCGGCGCGAGTTCCAGGCGGAGCTGAAGGTGGCGTCCGCGGACGGAATTCGCATGGCGACGAATGCCGCGTGA
- a CDS encoding phage holin family protein: protein MTLLLTWLINALALLIITYLVPSIHIRSFGTALIVAVVLGLINTILRPVLILLTLPVTILTLGLFILVVNALCFWLCASLLKGFEVSGFWSAFFGSILYSIVSWLLSALIFGNRSLG from the coding sequence ATGACCTTGCTGCTGACCTGGCTGATCAACGCGCTTGCGCTCCTGATCATCACCTACCTCGTTCCGTCGATTCATATCCGCAGTTTCGGCACCGCGCTGATCGTCGCGGTGGTGCTCGGGTTGATCAATACGATCCTGCGGCCGGTGCTGATCCTGCTGACGCTGCCCGTGACGATTCTCACGCTCGGACTCTTCATTCTGGTGGTCAACGCGCTGTGCTTCTGGCTGTGCGCTTCGCTGCTGAAGGGCTTTGAAGTGTCGGGATTCTGGTCGGCGTTCTTCGGCTCGATTCTGTACAGCATCGTTTCGTGGCTGCTGTCCGCGCTCATTTTCGGCAACCGCAGTCTCGGTTGA
- a CDS encoding glycosyltransferase family A protein yields the protein MTPVSIIIPCYNGAATLVRALHSCRIQPEAAQIIVVDDGSTDASADLVAQCGSLDARVCLLQMPYNGGAARARNWGAMHASHDLLAFLDADDEYLPGAVGAASTFLAQHPNEMSVRLDVEYTDFPRVLTAHPDFAAHAATLSNTVPSSLFIRRSAYLALGGFPMDEGFRRIGGEDGAFSWALRDIFGNPRLDDAKRVRMHYHAGIHAERYFSIALGLQTANPDDTADAFHLSRQFLETARAGIAQLRAAKVMLHAPAQAEPIAPGSAS from the coding sequence ATGACTCCCGTTTCGATCATCATTCCCTGCTACAACGGCGCGGCGACGCTCGTTCGCGCTTTGCACAGTTGCCGGATTCAGCCCGAGGCCGCACAGATCATCGTGGTGGACGACGGCTCGACCGATGCCTCCGCCGACCTCGTCGCCCAATGCGGCAGCCTCGACGCGCGGGTGTGCCTGCTGCAGATGCCCTACAACGGCGGCGCGGCGCGAGCGCGCAACTGGGGCGCGATGCATGCGTCGCACGATCTGCTCGCTTTCCTCGACGCCGACGACGAATACCTGCCCGGCGCTGTCGGCGCCGCGAGCACGTTCCTCGCGCAACACCCCAACGAAATGTCCGTGCGTCTTGACGTGGAGTACACGGATTTTCCGCGTGTGCTTACCGCTCATCCCGACTTCGCCGCTCATGCGGCGACGCTCAGCAATACGGTGCCGAGTAGCCTGTTCATTCGCCGCTCGGCGTACCTCGCGCTCGGCGGCTTTCCAATGGACGAAGGGTTTCGCCGCATTGGTGGCGAAGATGGCGCGTTTTCCTGGGCGCTGCGCGATATTTTCGGCAACCCCCGTCTGGATGATGCCAAGCGCGTGCGCATGCATTACCACGCCGGCATTCACGCGGAGCGCTACTTTAGCATTGCGCTGGGTCTGCAAACCGCCAATCCCGACGATACCGCCGATGCCTTTCATCTCTCCCGGCAGTTTCTCGAGACGGCGCGTGCCGGCATCGCGCAATTGCGCGCAGCAAAAGTGATGCTTCACGCTCCCGCACAGGCGGAACCGATCGCGCCGGGGAGCGCTTCATAA
- the ahcY gene encoding adenosylhomocysteinase → MNAAVIDSQTSQDFVVADMSLADWGRKELNIAETEMPGLVQTREEYKAQQPLKGARVAGSLHMTIQTGVLIETLTALGADVRWASCNIFSTQDHAAAAIAKAGTPVFAFKGESLDEYWEFSHRIFEWPNGEFANMILDDGGDATLLLILGSKAEKDRSVISKPTNEEEVALYKSIERHLDADPTWYSTRLAHIQGVTEETTTGVHRLYQMEKEGRLPFPAINVNDSVTKSKFDNLYGCRESLVDGIKRATDVMIAGKIAVVAGYGDVGKGCAQSLRGLGATVWVTEIDPICALQAAMEGYRVVTMEYAADKADIFVTATGNYHVIGHDHMKAMRHNAIVCNIGHFDSEIDVASTRQYQWDNIKPQVDHIIFPDGKRVILLAEGRLVNLGCATGHPSFVMSNSFTNQTLAQIELFTQGKKYENKVYVLPKHLDEKVARLHLARIGANLTVLSDEQAGYIGVDKNGPFKPNHYRY, encoded by the coding sequence ATGAACGCCGCAGTTATCGATTCCCAAACTTCCCAGGATTTCGTTGTTGCCGACATGTCGCTTGCCGACTGGGGCCGCAAGGAACTGAACATTGCCGAGACGGAAATGCCCGGCCTCGTGCAGACGCGTGAAGAGTACAAGGCGCAGCAGCCGCTGAAGGGCGCGCGCGTCGCAGGTTCGCTGCACATGACGATCCAGACCGGCGTGCTGATCGAGACGCTGACGGCGCTCGGCGCGGACGTGCGCTGGGCCTCGTGCAACATCTTCTCGACGCAGGACCACGCCGCCGCGGCAATCGCCAAGGCCGGCACGCCGGTGTTCGCATTCAAGGGCGAATCGCTCGACGAATACTGGGAATTCTCGCACCGTATTTTCGAATGGCCGAACGGCGAATTCGCCAACATGATCCTCGACGACGGCGGCGACGCCACGTTGCTGCTGATCCTCGGCTCGAAGGCCGAGAAAGACCGCTCGGTGATCTCGAAGCCGACCAACGAGGAAGAAGTCGCGCTGTACAAGTCGATCGAACGTCATCTGGACGCCGACCCGACGTGGTACTCCACGCGCCTCGCGCACATTCAGGGCGTGACCGAAGAAACCACGACCGGCGTGCACCGTCTGTATCAGATGGAAAAAGAAGGCCGCCTGCCGTTCCCGGCGATCAACGTCAACGACTCGGTCACCAAGTCGAAGTTCGACAACCTGTACGGTTGCCGTGAGTCGCTGGTCGACGGCATCAAGCGCGCGACCGACGTGATGATCGCGGGCAAGATCGCCGTGGTGGCCGGTTACGGCGACGTGGGCAAGGGCTGCGCGCAATCGCTGCGTGGTCTGGGCGCGACCGTGTGGGTCACTGAAATCGATCCGATCTGCGCGCTGCAGGCCGCGATGGAAGGCTACCGCGTCGTGACGATGGAATACGCGGCGGACAAGGCCGACATCTTCGTGACGGCGACCGGCAACTACCACGTGATCGGCCACGACCACATGAAGGCGATGCGCCACAACGCGATCGTCTGCAACATTGGTCACTTCGACTCGGAAATCGACGTTGCGTCGACCCGTCAGTACCAGTGGGACAACATCAAGCCGCAAGTCGACCACATCATTTTCCCGGACGGCAAGCGCGTCATTCTGCTGGCTGAAGGGCGCCTCGTGAACCTGGGTTGCGCGACGGGCCACCCGTCGTTCGTGATGTCGAACTCGTTCACGAACCAGACGCTCGCGCAGATCGAACTGTTCACGCAAGGCAAGAAGTACGAAAACAAGGTGTACGTGTTGCCGAAGCATCTGGACGAGAAGGTCGCACGCCTGCATCTGGCGCGCATCGGCGCGAACCTGACCGTGCTGTCGGACGAGCAGGCCGGCTACATCGGCGTCGACAAGAACGGTCCGTTCAAGCCGAACCACTATCGCTATTAA